From a single Nocardioides panacis genomic region:
- a CDS encoding BldC family transcriptional regulator — MGKYMDLPDSSEVLLKPAEVAALFSVDPKTVSSWGDMGKLTVIRTLGGHRRYLESEVMALRKVSLPRQRKED; from the coding sequence GTGGGGAAGTACATGGATCTACCTGATTCGTCGGAGGTGCTGCTGAAGCCGGCCGAAGTCGCGGCCCTGTTCAGCGTCGACCCGAAGACCGTCTCCAGCTGGGGAGACATGGGCAAGCTGACCGTCATCCGGACCCTGGGCGGGCACCGTCGTTACCTCGAGTCCGAGGTCATGGCGCTGCGCAAGGTCTCGCTGCCGCGCCAGCGCAAGGAGGACTGA
- a CDS encoding carbon-nitrogen hydrolase family protein, translating to MTRAPGRLRLAAGQAVSVPGDLATNVATAVSLVRDAADQGARVVVLPELFLTGYDEAAWTHDASLDLDDAALEPLSEVARSRSVVVVVGAAVRRAVDPATGSGRHASTLSVLVVDPEGEVTAPYDKQHLSGPERDFFTPGDHGATIVVDGWELALGVCYDGCFPEHALAATAGGAAAYLVPAAYYVGAEHRRDVYYAARALDNGIYVAFAGLTGTCGTGSFSGGTAVYDPEGRPVRRLGLEPGVVVADLDADEVARVQREHPMATDRRDSLGPRTRVVLAG from the coding sequence GTGACCCGGGCCCCGGGCCGACTGAGGCTGGCCGCCGGGCAGGCCGTGTCCGTGCCCGGGGACCTCGCGACCAACGTCGCGACGGCGGTGTCGCTGGTGCGCGACGCGGCCGACCAGGGCGCCCGGGTCGTGGTGCTGCCCGAGCTGTTCCTCACAGGCTACGACGAGGCCGCCTGGACGCACGACGCGTCGCTCGACCTCGACGACGCCGCCCTCGAGCCGCTGTCGGAGGTGGCGCGGTCCCGGTCGGTGGTCGTGGTCGTCGGGGCCGCCGTACGACGGGCGGTCGACCCTGCGACAGGCTCGGGACGGCACGCGTCCACGCTGTCGGTGCTGGTCGTCGACCCGGAGGGCGAGGTCACCGCGCCGTACGACAAGCAGCACCTGTCCGGCCCGGAGCGGGACTTCTTCACGCCGGGCGACCACGGAGCCACGATCGTCGTCGACGGCTGGGAGCTCGCGCTCGGGGTCTGCTACGACGGCTGCTTCCCCGAGCACGCCCTGGCGGCGACCGCGGGCGGCGCCGCGGCGTACCTCGTGCCCGCCGCCTACTACGTCGGGGCCGAGCACCGTCGGGACGTCTACTACGCCGCGCGGGCGCTCGACAACGGGATCTACGTCGCGTTCGCCGGGCTGACCGGGACCTGCGGGACCGGCTCGTTCAGCGGCGGCACGGCGGTCTACGACCCCGAGGGCCGACCCGTGCGGCGGCTCGGCCTCGAGCCGGGCGTCGTGGTCGCCGACCTCGACGCCGACGAGGTGGCGCGCGTGCAGCGCGAGCACCCGATGGCCACGGACCGGCGCGACTCGCTGGGCCCGCGGACCCGGGTCGTGCTCGCCGGCTGA
- a CDS encoding glycerol-3-phosphate dehydrogenase/oxidase yields the protein MSTALNPQHRSASLDALATFEVDVLVVGGGVVGAGTALDAVTRGLTTGLVEQRDFASGTSSRSSKLVHGGLRYLEMLDFGLVREALEERGLLLTRLAPHLVRPVPFLYPLTHHGWERPYVGAGLALYDAMAMAGKYDMGVPRHRHLSRRGALRLAPDLRPDALVGAIRYYDAQVDDARHTMMLARTAATHGAHVASRTKVVAFLREGERVTGARVVDLETGREIDVHARVVVNAAGVWTNDIQELVGGRGSLRVQASKGIHLVVPRDRIRSETGLILRTEKSVLFVIPWGRHWIIGTTDTPWDLDKAHPAASRADIDYLLGHVNQVLKEPLTHADVEGVYAGLRPLASGQSEPTSRISREHTVVAPVPGLVMIAGGKYTTYRVMGRDAVDAAVHSLGGTVPPSVTDVVRLVGADGFETRTNQRESLARRSGLHVARIDHLLGRYGGLVDELLELVDVRPDLAAPLAGTEDYLRAEVVYAVSHEGARHLDDVLTRRTRISIETFDRGVHAARPAAELMAGELGWDQARLDEEVDHYLRRVEAERQSQLALTDQEADEARVAAPDIV from the coding sequence ATGAGCACCGCCCTGAACCCGCAGCACCGCTCGGCGTCCCTGGACGCGCTCGCCACGTTCGAGGTCGACGTCCTGGTCGTCGGCGGGGGAGTGGTGGGCGCGGGCACGGCGCTCGACGCCGTCACCCGCGGCCTGACGACCGGTCTGGTCGAGCAGCGCGACTTCGCCTCCGGCACCTCGTCGCGGTCGAGCAAGCTGGTGCACGGTGGCCTGCGCTACCTCGAGATGCTCGACTTCGGGCTGGTCCGGGAGGCCCTCGAGGAGCGCGGCCTGCTGCTGACCCGGCTGGCCCCGCACCTCGTCCGCCCGGTGCCCTTCCTCTACCCGCTCACCCACCACGGCTGGGAGCGTCCGTACGTCGGCGCCGGCCTCGCGCTCTACGACGCGATGGCGATGGCCGGGAAGTACGACATGGGGGTGCCCCGGCACCGGCACCTCAGCCGCCGGGGGGCGCTGCGGCTCGCGCCGGACCTGCGGCCCGACGCCCTGGTCGGCGCGATCCGCTACTACGACGCCCAGGTCGACGACGCCCGGCACACCATGATGCTGGCCCGCACCGCCGCCACCCACGGCGCGCACGTCGCGAGCCGCACCAAGGTGGTCGCCTTCCTGCGCGAGGGCGAGCGGGTGACCGGCGCCCGGGTCGTCGACCTGGAGACCGGTCGCGAGATCGACGTGCACGCGCGGGTGGTGGTGAACGCCGCCGGCGTCTGGACCAACGACATCCAGGAGCTCGTCGGCGGCCGCGGCTCGCTCCGGGTCCAAGCCAGCAAGGGGATCCACCTCGTCGTACCGCGTGACCGGATCCGCTCCGAGACCGGGCTGATCCTGCGCACCGAGAAGTCCGTGCTGTTCGTGATCCCGTGGGGCCGGCACTGGATCATCGGCACCACCGACACCCCCTGGGACCTGGACAAGGCGCACCCGGCGGCGTCCCGGGCGGACATCGACTACCTGCTCGGGCACGTCAACCAGGTGCTCAAGGAGCCGCTGACCCACGCCGACGTCGAGGGCGTCTACGCCGGGCTCCGGCCGCTCGCGTCCGGCCAGTCCGAGCCGACCAGCCGCATCTCGCGGGAGCACACCGTCGTGGCGCCGGTGCCCGGGCTGGTGATGATCGCCGGCGGGAAGTACACGACCTACCGCGTGATGGGCCGCGACGCCGTCGACGCCGCGGTGCACTCGCTCGGCGGCACCGTGCCGCCCAGCGTCACCGACGTCGTCCGGCTCGTCGGGGCCGACGGCTTCGAGACCCGCACCAACCAGCGCGAGTCGCTCGCCCGCCGCTCGGGCCTGCACGTCGCGCGCATCGACCACCTGCTCGGCCGGTACGGCGGCCTCGTCGACGAGCTGCTCGAGCTGGTCGACGTACGACCCGACCTGGCGGCGCCGCTCGCCGGGACCGAGGACTACCTGCGCGCGGAGGTCGTCTACGCCGTCAGCCACGAGGGCGCCCGGCACCTCGACGACGTGCTCACCCGGCGCACCCGGATCTCCATCGAGACCTTCGACAGGGGCGTGCACGCGGCCCGTCCCGCCGCCGAGCTGATGGCCGGCGAGCTCGGCTGGGACCAGGCCCGCCTCGACGAGGAGGTCGACCACTACCTGCGCCGGGTCGAGGCGGAGCGGCAGAGCCAGCTCGCCCTCACCGACCAGGAGGCCGACGAGGCCCGGGTCGCCGCCCCCGACATCGTCTGA